One window of the Babesia microti strain RI chromosome IV, complete genome genome contains the following:
- a CDS encoding conserved Plasmodium protein, unknown function (overlaps_old_locusTagID:BBM_III07785): MCHFFTFTVLFTTSVFSFTQTHIIRKFRPLNVSKYNYVNVTLDKDLPHLGTKGSTIAVKRSFAFHYLIPYELAHYTTRAERIGIELETNYLDALHNIRRTCALVLRGKIGNNLALEFHEPPGKDPSYLLNDIKPEHIIDALRKEGLLTALDLLLPEDVNIRAKSPQTFGTYPVTLNLDKGIEAHLKIIIKPKEIKWDFLP; this comes from the exons ATGTGCCATTTTTTCACATTTACGGTGTTATTCACTACGAGTGTTTTTTCATTCACACAAACGCATATAATTCGCAAGTTTAGACCTCTAAATGTAtccaaatacaattatgtCAATGTCACGCTAGATAAAGATCTACCGCATTTAGGAACTAAAG GTTCAACTATCGCAGTTAAACGAAGCTTTGCATTTCACTATCTAATACCATATGAACTAGCGCATTACACTACTAGAGCTGAAAGGATTGGGATCGAATTGGAAACCAATTATTTGGACGCTTTACACAATATTCGTAGGACTTGTGCATTGGTCTTGAGGGGGAAAATTGGCAATAATTTGGCATTAGAATTCCATGAACCTCCTGGAAAAGATCCTTCCTACTTactaaatgatattaaaccAGAACACATTATTGATGCA TTAAGGAAAGAAGGTCTACTGACGGCTCTAGACTTGTTACTGCCTGAAGACGTTAATATCAGGGCCAAGTCTCCACAAACTTTTGGGACATATCCTGTTACACTCAATTTAGATAAAGGTATTGAAGCACacttaaaaattattatcaaacCGAAGGAGATAAAATGGGATTTCTTACCCTAA
- a CDS encoding Protein kinase domain (overlaps_old_locusTagID:BBM_III07750;~overlaps_old_locusTagID:BBM_III07755;~overlaps_old_locusTagID:BBM_III07760), translating to MKLSSSDSGSISTNCSSKKTINFIKRNKMNVAINSKKRVLSESDKWNPGTKIDANYYKRKAPVGSNNFLPKSLQISNEKIIANDNYRQSKYGKKSLHDELKSNLLDIRRIDSLPGGDNKLLDPKTWSIGSNVEPLKLCRAGYTIEKYPKKIGRLGMIFNAIKNDDGCKFIVKMINKNALVEKNISTLIFSGVSIQMSISNINILHIECLMEEDEHLYIVMENATNGSLRNLIQLNPGTLSFQQVASYVIQIAKALEYLHKNGIAHLGINSGNILISRPMDSTDDSGLYGYGVVKLSNFTYSTRNTVTLIRRAHEDIEYLAPEVIGNKEFCGYKADTWSFGIVVFELLTGRYPFNQYVSKECLSMQIMKGNIQFPVNSPLPQDAIDLIRSMCQQDPNGRMGLEEIASNNWLNKLLNFS from the exons ATGAAATTAAGTAGTTCAGACAGTGGATCGATAAGTACCAATTGTTCTAGTAAAAAAACAATCAACTTCATCAAACGGAACAAGATGAATGTAGCgataaattcaaaaaaaaGGGTTTTGAGTGAATCTGACAAATGGAATCCTGGAACAAAAATTGACGccaattattacaaaagAAAGGCTCCCGTCGGTTCTAATAATTTCCTGCCTAAATCCCttcaaatttcaaatgaaaAAATCATTGCCAATGACAATTATAGACAGAGTAAATATGGTAAAAAATCATTACACGATGAACTAAAATCCAATCTATTGGATATTAGAAGAATTGATTCATTGCCTGGTGGTGATAATAAGTTGCTAGACCCCAAAACCTGGTCAATTGGTTCAAATGTAGAACCATTGAAATTGTGCCGTGCGGGATATACGATTGAGAAGTATCCAAAGAAAATAGGGAG ATTGggaatgatttttaatGCAATAAAAAACGATGATGggtgtaaatttattgtgaAGATGATCAACAAGAATGCACTAgttgaaaaaaatatatccacACTCATATTTTCAGGGGTTTCAATACAAATGTCAATTAG TAACATTAACATATTACACATTGAGTGCTTGATGGAGGAAGATGAacatttgtatattgttatgGAGAATGCAACAAATGGATCGTTACGTAATTTAATTCA attaaaTCCAGGGACGCTATCATTTCAGCAAGTTGCCAGT TATGTAATACAAATTGCTAAAGCTCTTGAGTATTTGCACAAAAACGGCATTGCACATTTGG GAATCAATTCTGggaatatattaatatcaCGCCCAATGGATTCAACAGATGATAGCG GACTATATGGTTATGGAGTGgtgaaattgtcaaattttactTACTCAACAAGAAATACGGTAACACTCATACGACGGGCACACGAAGATATTGAAT ATTTAGCACCAGAAGTTATTGGAAATAAAGAATTTTGTGGTTACAAAGCCGATACCTGGTCGTTTGGCATAGTTGTATTTGAGTTGTTAACGGGAAGGTATCCATTTAATCAATATGTATCCAAG GAATGTTTGAGTATGCAGATTATGAAGGGAAACATACAATTCCCAGTAAACAGCCCATTGCCACAGGATGCAATAGATTTAATAAGATCCATGTGTCAACAAGATCCGAATGGCAGAATGGGTCTAGAAGAAATTGCTAGTAATAATTggttaaacaaattattgaattttagTTAG
- a CDS encoding large subunit ribosomal protein L13Ae (overlaps_old_locusTagID:BBM_III07790), which yields MFKKQIVIDCKGHLLGRLASVVAKELLSGQKIVAVRCEEINISGSLFRNKLKYQRFLRLRTNTNPNHGPFHLRAPSKFFWRVVRGMLPHKTPRGAAALKRLITCDGVPPPFDRKRRQLVPAALRIFRLKPTRRFCKLADVLSKVGWSGRELIDKLESRRKERAFNYFRKKVDEKVLIDKKKLTVLQKMDEQQKNILARVGK from the exons ATGTTTAAGAAG CAAATTGTTATCGATTGCAAAGGTCATCTACTCGGGAGACTGGCCTCTGTTGTCGCAAAGGAACTTCTATCCGGGCAAAAAATAGTTGCTGTGCGATGCGAAGAGATTAACATATCTGGATCACTTTTCCGCAATAAAC TAAAATATCAGCGGTTTTTGAGGCTTAGGACTAATACAAATCCTAACCATGGACCATTTCATTTGAGAGCTCCATCCAAATTCTTCTGGCGCGTAGTACGCGGCATGCTTCCGCACAAAACACCAAGAGGGGCTGCTGCACTTAAACGCCTAATTACCTGCGATGGTGTACCCCCGCCTTTTGATAGAAAACGTCGTCAATTAGTGCCTGCAGCATTAAGGATATTTCGACTAAAACCAACGCGCCGATTCTGTAAACTTGCTGATGTATTATCCAAGGTTGGCTGGTCTGGCAGAGaattgattgataaattagaGTCTAGGAGGAAGGAACGGGCATTTAACTACTTCAGGAAGAAGGTCGATGAAAAGGTTTTGATAGATAAGAAGAAACTTACTGTTCTACAAAAAATGGATGAGCAACAAAAGAACATCCTCGCGAGGGTTGGCAAATAA
- a CDS encoding conserved Plasmodium protein, unknown function (overlaps_old_locusTagID:BBM_III07785) yields the protein MGFLTLKRLIHHSSTFGKYFNNRCYRKSCSKCGALNILKVLNCTICDSPLTDSDIRISPVDPLKILSNTKDPPNKIFSCFDYIITIYIQPIADIHLSAIPRGTFYDIMNFRPSHIQLIKSMQIKCESILKKLTDINREDAIYGFNYPNPFSHVAMHCIVPPVKNNNLLKPPYYYPLNKVLNDLEHKGRVIPYTPKEVQHLYKKKY from the exons ATGGGATTTCTTACCCTAAAACGGCTTATCCATCATTCCAGTACTTTTGGAAAGTATTTTAATAATCGATGTTATCGCAAGTCTTGCTCCAAATGTGGAgcattgaatattttaaaggttctaaattgtacaatatgcGATTCCCCCCTTACAGATTCGGATATCCGAATCTCTCCAGTTGATCCACTCAAAATTCTATCCAATACTAAAG ATCctccaaataaaatattttcatgcTTCGATTAcataataacaatatatatacaaccTATTGCAGATATTCACTTATCTGCTATACCTAGAGGAACTTTTTATGATATTATGAATTTCAGGCCCTCTCACATTCAATTGATTAAAAGTATGCAAATAAAATGTGAAAGCATTCTGAAAAAATTGACTGATATTAATAGGGAGGACGCTATTTATGGATTTAATTACCCTAACCCATTTAGCCACGTAGCAATGCATTGCATTGTACCTCctgttaaaaataacaatcTGTTAAAACCTCCGTATTACTATCCTTTAAATAAAGTCTTAAACGATTTGGAACATAAAGGTAGAGTCATTCCTTATACTCCCAAGGAAGTCCAACATCT ttacAAAAAGAAATATTAA
- a CDS encoding large subunit ribosomal protein LP2 (overlaps_old_locusTagID:BBM_III07750;~overlaps_old_locusTagID:BBM_III07755), with translation MSMKYIAAYFIAALSGAKHPGEEIEKIIKSVGGEVDDKVLSGFINAIKDKQPHELISAGLGKLQTISMSSASVSAAAPATVHGGATAEPEKKEEEEEEDDDMGFSLFD, from the coding sequence ATGAgtatgaaatatattgcTGCATATTTTATAGCTGCGCTATCGGGGGCAAAACATCCCGGTGAGGAGATTGAGAAAATCATAAAATCAGTTGGGGGGGAGGTTGATGATAAGGTACTTAGTGGATTCATTAATGCCATAAAAGATAAACAACCTCACGAATTGATTTCTGCTGGCCTTGGAAAGttacaaacaatttctATGTCATCCGCTTCTGTTTCCGCTGCTGCTCCTGCCACCGTACACGGTGGAGCTACCGCTGAGCCTGAGAAAAAGGAAGAAGAGGAAGAGGAGGATGATGACATGGGATTTTCTCTCTTTGACTAA
- a CDS encoding DUSP12, YVH1, dual specificity phosphatase 12 (overlaps_old_locusTagID:BBM_III07765): protein MNLGDTLQIGSLNFAETHFNNFSAIISVCPFVPNWCGKHDEPRQELQFEEHIDDSIHHLIVPCLDDLNEPIFKHFDTVNKFIDKYINTGKVLIHCVAGISRSSSFCLAYYMCKNKCGYAKSMHLLRNVYSNSQPNDGFVRQLILYEKYKWSIPDYDQFLLEAKTYSDELIKSNSDRVYDCCVSYNCRKCRIRLFYEKNVWNHKPKQNKICHSIFIEPMDWMSGLNEQSGKLICKNEKCSAKLGSFIWHGNKCNCGYRQIPSFQIHLNKVDKILLADPVKFKGENPQPLFN, encoded by the exons ATGAATCTGGGGGATACGCTCCAAATCGGTTCCCTAAATTTTGCAGAGACTCACTTCAACAATTTCTCTGCCATTATATCCGTTTGTCCTTTCGTTCCAAATTGGTGTGGAAAACACGATGAACCACGACAAGAATTACAATTTGAGGAGCATATAGATGATTCTATTCACCATTTGATAGTGCCATGTCTAGATGATCTGAATGAACCAATATTTAAGCACTTTGACACTGTAAACAA ATTCATagataaatacataaacaCAGGGAAGGTTTTAATTCACTG CGTCGCTGGTATAAGTAGATCTTCTTCATTTTGTTTGGCATATTATATGTGCAAAAATAAGTGCGGTTATGCCAAATCGATGCATTTGCTAAGGAATGTCTATAGCAATTCTCAACCTAACGATGGATTTGTTCGGCAGCTCATCCTATATGAGAAGTATAAATGGTCAATTCCg GATTATGACCAATTTCTATTGGAAGCTAAAACATACTCtgatgaattaattaagtCCAACAGTGATAGAGTGTATGATTGCTGTGTATCATACAATTGTAG GAAATGTAGAATCCGTTTGTTCTACGAAAAAAACGTGTGGAATCACAAACCAAAGCAAAATAAAATCTGTCACAGCATTTTTATCGAACCTATGGATTGGATGAGCGGTCTAAATGAACAATCTGGCAAGTTGATCtgtaaaaatgaaaag TGTTCTGCAAAACTTGGATCTTTCATTTGGCATGGAAATAAGTGCAATTGTGGTTATAGACAAATTCCATCTTTTCAG aTCCATCTAAATAAAGTCGATAAAATTCTTCTCGCTGACCCGGTGAAATTCAAGGGAGAAAACCCACAACCCTTGTTCAATTAA
- a CDS encoding hypothetical protein (overlaps_old_locusTagID:BBM_III07775;~overlaps_old_locusTagID:BBM_III07780;~overlaps_old_locusTagID:BBM_III07785): MAHICSDGKGKQILQFVYQRALNASELNLDLFVNDNLEQAIADLAHLSPSPFKWTREQRNFERTLKEFPKFEEFRKKIIYNSFPGIIKLETRTRELVSLGLFEDALNQYSIAPNKQCKKIPSDLFSYFVKHIINSKTNNDNMLLLTNRLVSRIEKIPLHVLPLLITHFQSHKWPNCKNKLLEEFKRNAAQMSPTDLCKVFVASSIFSHIQYEIPSIYIPYLKYVIYSHHLKDTNLKSNNKITSNDPFIDICLETMPNGPDLGTVKLPILRQVFLHNKSKGSFIHGLANTIVKSKIKPAEECFEQYIGQIKLVIEAGSPNNVIIGLIDIMSEYIKNNFNNQLIITASQILWSYSKCRNIILDALAELSSSEFIILLGNIVKCCYYIDQPDEQSTKAIVSRFNDIISHSELINEFDIDYLGEEIAKSLLLSKFNSTIGRWDVRWNCIIESIIDKLNNCETRNIISHITKIGHILHKNVTQQVSSDIVGKVICDNDLYNMYRKILKIDIYADKTLNDSDKFVKLTKNPVACWGKTSFFYKYPDSDYIPLAITCESIIQSIDNGKWNIEDISKIVGLEYAVVDYPRLLLLIGRRLIKINDIDLLGERLLEHLPSFDLYQACSIAWSLAALDYLPIELLTCLTSSINIKLDTMHLEPLSGSRLACFLAYTSRKNPFIFFNQISPFQKVLKAVGFGNKTTQHCYHYRDSILSLDNQQLLSKIAFEHSNFFDDPMHEFAPFYYDGISHKLKIVLSYYPEAQSWTQIGSNTSAQKYKQEQLRDQASPGGRLMQEKYAKNAGYRVLRIDRHSDLDRLFRDYNVPNRI; this comes from the exons ATGGCACATATATGTAGTGATGGTAAGGGGAAACAAATCCTTCAATTTGTCTATCAACGGGCATTGAATGCATCCGAGTTGAATTTGGATTTGTTTGTAAACGATAATCTCGAACAAGCAATTGCAGATCTAGCCCATCTTTCTCCTAGTCCCTTCAAATGGACGAGGGAACAAAGGAATTTTGAAAGGACACTAAAAGAATTTCctaaatttgaagaattcaggaaaaaaatcatatacAACAGTTTTCCTGGGATTATTAAGCTTGAAACTAGAACTAGGGAATTGGTATCACTCGGGTTATTTGAGGATGCACTTAATCAGTATTCAATAGCCCCTAACAAACAGtgcaaaaaaattccatCTGATCTATTTTCATACTTTGTTAAAcacataattaattcaaaaaCCAACAATGATAATATGTTACTACTAACTAATCGTTTGGTGTCCCGTATTGAAAAGATTCCACTGCATGTACTGCCATTATTAATCACACATTTCCAATCGCATAAATGGCCAAActgtaaaaataaattactaGAAGAATTTAAAAGAAATGCAGCACAAATGTCACCAACTGATCTATGCAAGGTCTTTGTTGCTAGCTCAATATTTTCCCATATTCAGTATGAAATCCCTTCCATTTACATACCTTATCTCAAGtatgttatatattcacACCACCTAAAGGatacaaatttgaaatCTAATAACAAAATAACTTCAAATGATCCATTCATTGATATATGCTTGGAAACTATGCCTAATGGACCCGATTTGGGTACTGTAAAACTGCCAATTTTGAGACAAGTATTTTTGCACAATAAAAGTAAAGGCAGCTTTATTCACGGTCTAGCAAACACAATTGTCAAATCTAAAATCAAACCTGCTGAAGAATGCTTTGAACAGTATATTGGCCAGATTAAATTGGTTATTGAGGCTGGCAGTCCAAATAATGTTATCATCGGGTTGATAGACATTATGTctgaatatattaaaaacaatttcaataatcaattgataataacaGCATCTCAAATTCTTTGGTCATATTCAAAGTGTagaaatataatattagacGCCCTTGCCGAATTATCTTCTAGTGAATTCATTATCTTGCTGGGTAATATTGTAAAGTGTTGTTACTATATTGATCAACCCGATGAACAATCTACAAAAGCTATTGTTAGTAGATTTAACGACATAATTTCACATTCTGAActtattaatgaatttgatattgattatttggGTGAAGAAATTGCTAAATCTTTGTTACTCTCCAAATTCAACAGCACAATTGGGAGGTGGGATGTAAGATGGAATTGTATTATTGAAAGTATCATTGATAAgctaaataattgtgaaaCGCGCAACATAATATCTCATATTACTAAAATAGGCCATATTTTGCATAAAAATGTCACACAACAAGTTAGCAGTGATATTGTCGGCAAGgtaatttgtgataatgatttgtacaatatgtATCGCaagattttgaaaattgacatttaCGCAGATAAAACACTCAATGAcagtgataaatttgtcaaattgacTAAAAACCCTGTCGCATGTTGGGGCAAAACCTCTTTTTTCTACAAATACCCCGACTCTGATTACATCCCGCTAGCCATTACTTGTGAATCAATAATACAGTCTATAGACAATGGTAAATGGAATATTGAAGATATTTCCAAGATTGTTGGACTTGAATATGCAGTGGTGGATTACCCCAGATTGCTGTTGCTAATAGGCCGCCGATTGATTAAAatcaatgatattgatttattggGTGAGAGATTACTTGAGCATCTTCCTTCATTCGATTTGTACCAAGCATGTTCAATAGCTTGGAGTTTGGCAGCATTAGATTACTTGCCAATTGAACTCTTGACATGTTTAACATCATCTATCAATATCAAACTTGATACTATGCATTTGGAGCCTTTATCGGGGTCTAGGTTGGCTTGCTTCCTCGCCTATACAAGTCGTAAAAATCCATTTATATTCTTCAACCAAATATCTCCGTTTCAGAAAGTTTTAAAAGCTGTAGGATTTGGAAATAAAACCACACAACACTGTTATCATTACAGAGATTCGATACTTTCTCTTGATAACCAACAATTGCTGTCCAAAATTGCATTTGAACACTCTAATTTCTTCGACGATCCAATGCATGAATTCGCTCCCTTCTATTATGACGGTATATCACATAAACTCAAAATAGTGCTTTCATACTATCCAGAAGCACAAAGTTGGACTCAAATTGGCTCAAATACTTCAGCTCAAAAATACAAGCAAGAACAGTTACGAGATCAGGCTTCACCTGGAGGAAGGCTGATGCAAGAGAAGTATGCTAAGAATGCAGGTTATCG ggTGTTAAGGATTGATCGACACAGTGATTTGGATAGATTATTCCGGGATTACAACGTCCCAAACAGGATTTGA
- a CDS encoding UPF0586 protein C9orf41 homolog (overlaps_old_locusTagID:BBM_III07775) codes for MDNESQHFVNVCYAFLSYHSDANENVENMYRCFKHLSDDDLQLLIESPTDRISKILSCIQMNYDFILLLLQAQTHMDLNVDPGCDIMCKLRCLYRTSGFCQIPDNIPDSIIAPSSEYRERHINSVRSTLRQFMRDWSALGKQERDCCYRPLLHSLVEHVKIDPNREIPRVLCPGSGLGRLPYEVVQLGYSCQGNEFSYFMLMGSNFILNHSIEPESQTIFPFCLNTSNRKKHDDHLQPVLIPDVSPVVSNTILDKSNGPKLSMTVGEFVEVYSESNELWDGVLTCFFLDTAKNIIEYIRTIAKLVKIGGLWANIGPLLYHYVDTPGTISIELSWEEVRKIIEKWFTIVKFEWRETYYTTNYNSIMQVKYKSIFFEGIRNANVVQGVSNPVWDVVIPE; via the exons ATGGATAACGAATCTCAGCACTTCGTCAATGTATGCTATGCATTCTTATCCTATCATTCAGATGCCAATGAAAATGTTGAAAATATGTACAGATGCTTCAAACATTTGAGTGACGATGATCTACAACTCTTAATTGAATCACCGACAGACAGAATTTCTAAGATTTTATCTTGTATACAGATGAATTATGATTTTATACTACTTTTATTGCAAGCACAAACACATATGGACTTGAATGTGGACCCTGGATGTGAcataatgtgtaaattgcGCTGCTTATATCGCACTTCCGGATTTTGCCAAATACCAGACAATATTCCTGATTCAATTATCGCACCATCTTCCGAATATAGAGAACGCCATATAAATTCT GTTAGATCCACTCTTAGACAATTCATGCGAGATTGGTCAGCACTGGGTAAACAGGAAAGGGATTGTTGTTATCGCCCATTACTACATTCATTGGTTGAACATGTAAAGATTGACCCAAACCGAGAAATTCCCAG AGTATTATGTCCTGGCAGCGGACTGGGCAGATTGCCATATGAAGTTGTACAACTTGGGTACTCTTGCCAAGGGAATGAATTCTCCTATTTCATGCTTATGGGATCCAACTTCATCCTAAACCATTCAATTGAACCTGAATCACAAACCATCTTCCCCTTTTGTCTAAACACAAGTAATAG AAAAAAACACGATGATCATTTGCAACCGGTGCTAATACCTGATGTATCTCCTGTTGTCAGTAATACAATATTGGACAAATCTAATGGTCCCAAATTGTCGATGACAGTAGGGGAGTTTGTTGaa GTTTATAGCGAGTCCAATGAATTATGGGATGGCGTGTTGACTTGCTTTTTTTTGGATACAGCAAAGAATATTATAGAATATATCCGCACAATTGCCAAATTGGTTAAAATTGGCGGCCTATGGGCCAATATAGGCCCCTTGCTGTACCATTATGTCGATACTCCTGGAACAATATCAATTGAACTTTCATGGGAAGAAGTACGTAAAA TAATTGAGAAATGGTTTACTATTGTGAAATTTGAATGGAGAGAAACATATTACACGACAAACTACAACTCTATCATGCAAGTCAAATATAAAAGTATTTTTTTCGAGGGAATTAGGAATGCAAATGTTGTACAGGGTGTGTCAAATCCTGTTTGGGACGTTGTAATCCCGGAATAA